A single window of Halodesulfovibrio marinisediminis DSM 17456 DNA harbors:
- the lpxA gene encoding acyl-ACP--UDP-N-acetylglucosamine O-acyltransferase, which yields MATEIHPSAFVSPKAELGEGVVVGPCAVIEDDVIIGDGTKIDAFASVKQHTHMGKNNHVHSYAAVGGVPQDLKFHGEVSWLKIGDNNSIREFATLHRGTEDGGFETVIGSNNLMMAYTHVAHDCFLGDSIIMSNNATLAGHVEVGDNAIIAGLSAVHQFVRIGKHAFVGGMSGIGQDLPPYMLATGNRAGVNGPNLVGLRRLKASREVIRALKNAFKLIWHSSTPRKEALEQLEYEFGNFPEVLEFVEFVRKSERGILPAHTD from the coding sequence GTGGCTACTGAAATTCATCCTTCTGCCTTTGTTTCGCCAAAAGCGGAACTGGGAGAAGGGGTTGTCGTTGGACCTTGTGCCGTTATTGAAGATGATGTCATCATCGGTGACGGAACAAAGATCGACGCTTTTGCATCTGTTAAGCAGCATACCCATATGGGTAAGAACAACCACGTCCATTCCTATGCGGCGGTTGGTGGTGTTCCGCAGGATCTCAAGTTCCACGGTGAAGTGAGCTGGTTAAAAATCGGCGATAACAACAGCATCCGTGAATTTGCGACTCTGCACCGCGGTACTGAAGATGGCGGTTTTGAAACTGTTATTGGCAGCAATAACCTCATGATGGCGTACACACACGTTGCGCATGATTGCTTCCTCGGTGACAGCATTATCATGTCAAACAATGCAACCCTTGCTGGCCATGTAGAGGTTGGCGATAATGCGATTATTGCGGGACTGTCTGCTGTGCACCAGTTTGTACGTATCGGTAAGCATGCATTTGTTGGCGGTATGTCAGGTATTGGTCAGGACTTACCTCCATACATGCTTGCTACTGGTAACCGCGCAGGCGTAAATGGTCCTAACTTAGTGGGACTGCGCCGCTTGAAAGCTTCCCGTGAAGTTATTCGTGCTCTTAAAAATGCATTTAAACTTATCTGGCATTCTTCAACACCTCGTAAAGAGGCTCTTGAACAGCTGGAATATGAATTTGGAAACTTCCCAGAGGTTCTCGAGTTTGTTGAGTTTGTGCGCAAGAGTGAGCGTGGTATTTTGCCCGCACATACCGATTAA